One Sphingomicrobium marinum genomic window carries:
- a CDS encoding NuoB/complex I 20 kDa subunit family protein, translating into MQAELDEKGFAVASLEDLFTWARTGSLWWMTFGLACCAVEMIHVNMPRYDLERFGVAPRASPRQSDVMIVAGTLCNKMAPALRKVYDQMSEPKYVISMGSCANGGGYYHYSYSVVRGCDRIVPVDIYVPGCPPTAEALLYGILQLQRKIRREGTIER; encoded by the coding sequence ATGCAGGCCGAGCTGGACGAAAAGGGTTTCGCGGTCGCGAGCCTGGAAGACCTGTTCACCTGGGCGCGCACCGGTTCGCTGTGGTGGATGACCTTCGGCCTGGCCTGCTGCGCGGTCGAGATGATTCACGTCAACATGCCGCGCTACGATCTCGAACGCTTTGGCGTGGCGCCGCGCGCCTCCCCGCGCCAGAGCGACGTGATGATCGTCGCGGGAACGCTGTGCAACAAGATGGCCCCGGCGCTGCGCAAGGTCTACGACCAGATGAGCGAGCCCAAATATGTCATCAGCATGGGCTCATGCGCCAATGGCGGTGGCTATTATCATTATAGTTATAGCGTCGTGCGCGGGTGCGATCGCATCGTGCCGGTCGACATCTACGTGCCGGGCTGCCCGCCGACCGCCGAAGCGCTGCTCTACGGCATCCTCCAGCTTCAGCGTAAGATCCGCCGCGAGGGGACGATCGAGCGATGA
- a CDS encoding SMP-30/gluconolactonase/LRE family protein → MRFIAGALIASLLAGCGPVARAGIVVAPEPSVVDLSILEPWTPTGQAGRVHTGPGLSMLPYPNSASVQRRLLGRAFEVEEERVFAQPALQRLGAFGFALSDGAQAQLETIMPGPVMAAYRAALVGKVAPVEASDIAALIPPEFPLSESIAYDVSTSRYFSMSIADSTLITSQDAAEWHEVALAGGGRPMGLAIDASRRLLWVTMGRMGEEADAFVGLVAVDIDTLAEARRIPAAATSLNDVTVAADGSVFASDSLGGGIYRFATGAETVERLDEELTFRSPQGIALHPSGRYAYISDYSYGLALFALESRLAYRIDGPENLMLDGVDGLFLHEEHGLIAIQNGVSPHRIMAFTLSTDGTRITRATTLERAHGEWGEPTTGQLVNGALLYISNPQWDRFDENGLLQGDAPLQANIVRRLPL, encoded by the coding sequence ATGCGTTTTATTGCTGGTGCACTGATTGCTTCGCTGCTCGCCGGATGCGGGCCTGTGGCGCGGGCCGGTATCGTAGTCGCGCCGGAACCGTCGGTAGTAGACTTATCAATTCTGGAGCCGTGGACGCCCACAGGCCAGGCTGGACGCGTGCATACCGGGCCCGGCCTCTCAATGTTGCCCTATCCTAACAGTGCGTCGGTGCAGCGCAGGCTGCTTGGCCGCGCCTTCGAGGTCGAAGAAGAGCGTGTATTCGCACAGCCCGCTTTGCAGCGGCTCGGTGCCTTCGGCTTTGCGCTTTCCGACGGCGCGCAGGCCCAGCTCGAAACCATCATGCCCGGTCCGGTAATGGCTGCATATCGCGCGGCGTTGGTAGGGAAAGTTGCGCCGGTCGAAGCCAGTGACATTGCGGCACTCATACCCCCGGAATTTCCGCTAAGTGAAAGCATCGCCTACGATGTCAGCACGTCGCGCTACTTCTCGATGTCGATTGCCGATAGCACGCTGATCACCAGCCAGGACGCCGCTGAATGGCACGAAGTGGCTTTGGCAGGCGGTGGACGGCCAATGGGGCTGGCGATCGATGCCAGCCGACGTCTCTTATGGGTGACGATGGGTCGAATGGGCGAAGAGGCTGACGCCTTTGTCGGTCTCGTCGCCGTCGACATCGATACGTTGGCCGAAGCACGGCGCATTCCGGCGGCAGCGACCTCGCTCAATGACGTTACAGTCGCGGCAGATGGCAGCGTTTTCGCCAGCGACAGCTTGGGTGGCGGCATCTATCGATTCGCGACTGGGGCCGAAACGGTTGAACGTCTCGATGAAGAACTGACGTTCCGCTCGCCGCAAGGGATCGCACTACACCCGTCCGGCAGATACGCATACATTTCCGACTATAGCTACGGGCTGGCGCTGTTCGCCCTTGAATCGCGCTTAGCCTACCGCATCGATGGCCCGGAAAACCTGATGCTTGATGGTGTCGATGGCCTCTTTCTTCACGAAGAGCATGGACTGATTGCAATCCAGAATGGCGTCTCGCCACATCGAATAATGGCCTTCACCCTGTCGACGGACGGGACAAGGATTACGCGTGCGACGACACTGGAGCGGGCGCACGGGGAATGGGGCGAACCGACGACCGGCCAGTTGGTGAATGGAGCGCTGCTATATATCTCGAACCCCCAATGGGATCGGTTCGACGAAAACGGTCTTTTGCAAGGAGATGCGCCGCTTCAGGCTAATATCGTCCGCCGCCTCCCGCTATAG
- the efp gene encoding elongation factor P — protein sequence MKISGVDIRPGNIIEYEGGIWKAVKIQHTQPGKGGAYMQVELKNMIDGRKNNVRFRSAESVERVRLDTKDYQYLFADGDMLTFMDKDTYEQITIPSEDIGDQVAFLQDGMDVIIELYEEKPISVQLPDQIEAEIVEADAVVKGQTASSSYKPAVLDNGVRIMVPPHIESGTRVVVDTRDSSYVKRAD from the coding sequence ATGAAGATCAGCGGTGTGGACATTCGTCCCGGGAACATCATCGAATATGAAGGCGGCATCTGGAAGGCCGTCAAGATCCAGCATACCCAGCCCGGAAAGGGCGGTGCCTATATGCAGGTCGAGCTCAAGAACATGATCGACGGGCGCAAGAACAACGTGCGCTTCCGCTCCGCCGAAAGCGTCGAGCGCGTGCGCCTCGACACCAAGGATTACCAGTATCTGTTCGCTGACGGCGACATGCTGACCTTCATGGACAAGGATACCTACGAGCAGATCACCATCCCGAGCGAAGACATCGGTGACCAGGTTGCCTTCCTGCAGGATGGCATGGATGTCATTATCGAACTCTATGAAGAAAAGCCGATCAGCGTGCAGCTGCCTGATCAGATCGAAGCCGAAATCGTCGAGGCCGATGCGGTGGTCAAGGGCCAGACGGCTTCGTCCAGCTACAAGCCTGCCGTGCTCGACAATGGCGTGCGTATCATGGTCCCGCCGCACATCGAAAGCGGCACGCGGGTTGTCGTCGATACTCGTGACAGCAGTTACGTGAAGCGCGCCGACTGA
- a CDS encoding inositol monophosphatase family protein, producing MVSHSGLITVMERAARKAAPRLRRDFNEVEQLQVSKKGPADFVSMADERAERTIVEELLHARPDWGVVMEEGDTIEGDPDKPRWIVDPLDGTSNFLHGIPHFAISIAVESKDAQGRPEVTQGLVYQPLTDDSFWAEKGRGAWLQDQRLRVSARRDLSEALIGTGLPHFGRGNVVQWNRIYGAVGPEVSGIRRFGAASLDLAWVAAGRMDGFWEDDLDLWDVAAGMLLVKEAGGFVTDYRGQDRMVARREYLAANGDLHSKLHKLVARALR from the coding sequence ATGGTTTCGCACAGCGGACTGATCACCGTGATGGAGCGCGCTGCCCGGAAGGCGGCGCCGCGTCTTCGCCGCGACTTCAACGAAGTCGAACAATTGCAGGTCTCCAAGAAGGGACCGGCCGACTTCGTGTCGATGGCGGACGAGCGCGCCGAGCGCACCATCGTCGAGGAATTGCTCCACGCGCGCCCCGATTGGGGCGTTGTGATGGAAGAGGGTGACACGATCGAAGGCGACCCCGACAAGCCGCGCTGGATCGTCGATCCGCTCGACGGCACCTCCAACTTCCTCCACGGCATCCCGCATTTCGCCATCTCGATTGCAGTAGAGAGTAAGGACGCGCAAGGGCGCCCTGAAGTCACGCAGGGCCTCGTCTACCAGCCGCTGACCGACGATAGCTTCTGGGCCGAGAAGGGTCGCGGAGCCTGGCTACAGGACCAGCGCCTGAGGGTATCGGCACGGCGCGATTTGAGCGAGGCATTAATCGGAACGGGACTGCCCCATTTCGGTCGCGGCAACGTGGTGCAGTGGAACCGCATTTATGGCGCGGTGGGCCCTGAAGTGTCGGGTATTCGGCGTTTCGGTGCCGCCAGCCTCGATCTCGCCTGGGTCGCGGCGGGCCGCATGGACGGCTTCTGGGAAGACGATCTCGACCTGTGGGACGTTGCTGCCGGCATGCTGCTGGTCAAGGAAGCCGGCGGCTTCGTGACCGATTATCGCGGGCAGGACCGGATGGTCGCTCGCCGAGAATATCTGGCCGCTAACGGAGATCTCCATAGCAAGCTGCACAAGCTGGTGGCACGCGCCCTCCGATAG
- the nuoF gene encoding NADH-quinone oxidoreductase subunit NuoF has translation MTSLTDKDRIFTNVYGFQEPWLKAAQMRGDWDNTAKLMELGQDTIIEMVKDSGLRGRGGAGFPTGVKWGFMPKEPTPGRPNFLVINADESEPGSCKDREIIRHDPHKLIEGALLSSFAMRARAAYIYIRGEYIQEAIAMQRAIDEAYEAGLLGKNAAGSGYDFDLFLHRGAGAYICGEETAMLESLEGKKGQPRLKPPFPAGAGLYGCPTTVNNVESIAVVPTILRRGAEWFKSFGRENNAGTKLFQISGHVEKPCVVEEAMSIPFRELIEKHCGGITGGWDNLLAVIPGGSSVPLVPAKDIMDCPMDFDGLKEQGSGLGTAAVIVMDKSTDIVKAISRISYFYKHESCGQCTPCREGTGWMWRTMEKLRTGDVAPGTIDRLLDVTKQVEGHTICALGDAAAWPIQGLIRHFRPEMERRIAEHGDELEAAE, from the coding sequence ATCACCTCTCTCACCGACAAGGATCGGATCTTCACCAATGTCTATGGCTTTCAGGAGCCGTGGCTTAAGGCGGCGCAGATGCGCGGCGATTGGGACAATACGGCCAAGCTGATGGAGCTGGGCCAAGACACCATCATCGAGATGGTCAAGGACAGCGGGCTTCGCGGTCGCGGCGGCGCAGGCTTCCCGACCGGCGTGAAGTGGGGCTTCATGCCCAAGGAGCCGACGCCGGGTCGTCCCAACTTCCTCGTCATCAATGCCGATGAATCCGAACCCGGTTCGTGCAAGGATCGCGAAATCATCCGCCACGATCCGCACAAGTTGATCGAGGGCGCGTTGCTCTCCAGCTTCGCGATGCGAGCGCGCGCGGCCTACATCTATATTCGCGGCGAATATATCCAGGAAGCGATCGCCATGCAGCGCGCGATCGACGAAGCCTATGAAGCCGGCCTACTGGGCAAGAATGCCGCGGGCTCGGGCTATGATTTCGACCTGTTCCTGCACCGCGGCGCGGGCGCCTATATCTGCGGTGAAGAAACCGCGATGCTCGAAAGTCTCGAGGGCAAGAAGGGCCAGCCGCGCCTCAAGCCGCCATTCCCGGCGGGCGCGGGCCTTTATGGCTGCCCGACGACGGTCAACAATGTCGAGAGCATTGCAGTCGTGCCGACGATCCTTCGCCGCGGGGCGGAGTGGTTCAAGAGCTTCGGGCGCGAGAATAATGCGGGCACCAAGCTGTTCCAGATTTCGGGCCATGTCGAAAAGCCCTGCGTGGTTGAGGAAGCGATGAGCATTCCTTTCCGCGAGCTGATCGAGAAGCATTGCGGTGGCATTACCGGCGGGTGGGACAATCTCCTCGCGGTGATCCCGGGCGGCAGCTCGGTCCCGCTGGTGCCGGCCAAGGACATCATGGACTGCCCGATGGATTTCGACGGCCTCAAGGAGCAGGGCAGCGGCCTTGGCACGGCGGCGGTGATCGTGATGGATAAATCCACCGATATCGTGAAGGCGATCAGCCGGATCTCGTACTTTTACAAGCATGAAAGCTGCGGCCAGTGCACGCCATGCCGCGAAGGCACGGGCTGGATGTGGCGCACGATGGAAAAGCTACGCACGGGCGATGTCGCGCCGGGCACGATCGATCGCTTGCTAGACGTCACCAAGCAGGTCGAAGGCCACACCATCTGCGCGCTCGGCGATGCCGCGGCCTGGCCGATCCAGGGCCTGATCCGCCACTTCCGCCCCGAAATGGAGCGCCGCATCGCGGAGCATGGCGATGAACTGGAGGCCGCCGAATAA
- a CDS encoding DUF302 domain-containing protein, producing MRTLILSTALLLAGCGDAADVLGNAEDETVGNATTQTEAEGAAISSYGNGVITLESPDDVATTVQRLEAALEEAGFGIVAKLNHQENAGKVDLELPPATVIFFGKPEAGTPLMQEAPEAALDLPQRMAVYAKDGATVIAYNDPAWLASRHGIVDQKDRLDAMSAALEGLAQVAAGNAPPAGDAATNEVQ from the coding sequence ATGCGTACGCTGATCCTCTCGACCGCGTTGCTGCTCGCCGGCTGCGGCGATGCCGCTGACGTGCTTGGCAATGCCGAGGACGAAACGGTCGGCAACGCGACGACGCAAACCGAAGCCGAGGGCGCGGCCATCTCTTCATACGGGAACGGCGTCATCACGCTCGAAAGCCCGGATGATGTCGCGACGACGGTCCAGCGGCTTGAAGCCGCGTTGGAAGAGGCCGGTTTCGGCATCGTTGCCAAACTCAACCACCAGGAAAATGCAGGCAAGGTCGACCTTGAACTGCCGCCCGCGACCGTGATCTTCTTCGGCAAGCCCGAAGCCGGCACGCCGCTGATGCAGGAAGCCCCCGAAGCGGCGCTCGATCTGCCGCAGCGCATGGCTGTGTACGCCAAGGACGGCGCGACGGTGATCGCCTACAACGATCCGGCCTGGCTCGCGTCGCGCCACGGTATTGTCGACCAGAAGGACCGGCTCGATGCGATGTCGGCAGCGCTCGAGGGCCTGGCACAGGTTGCAGCTGGCAATGCGCCGCCCGCGGGTGATGCCGCCACCAACGAGGTGCAATAA
- the ndhC gene encoding NADH-quinone oxidoreductase subunit A — MFLGVAIVFSLIFVGAPMAISRLTGAHKPDPAKLSEYECGFPAFEDSRDQFDVRFYLVAILFIIFDLEVAFLFPWAVSLMGVGWASWIAMMIFLTELTLGLVYAWQKGALEWE; from the coding sequence ATGTTTCTGGGGGTCGCGATCGTCTTTTCGCTGATATTCGTGGGCGCACCGATGGCGATTTCGCGCCTCACCGGTGCCCATAAGCCCGATCCCGCAAAGCTGAGCGAATATGAGTGCGGTTTTCCTGCGTTCGAAGACAGCCGCGACCAGTTCGACGTGCGTTTCTATCTCGTCGCCATCCTTTTCATCATCTTCGACCTCGAAGTCGCCTTCCTCTTCCCGTGGGCGGTCAGCCTGATGGGCGTTGGCTGGGCCAGCTGGATCGCGATGATGATCTTCCTTACCGAACTGACGCTCGGCCTTGTCTATGCGTGGCAGAAGGGAGCGCTGGAATGGGAGTAA
- a CDS encoding NADH-quinone oxidoreductase subunit D, producing MTTKVEIQTFPDAEGVDLDQPNTAGDETISNYTINFGPQHPAAHGVLRLIMELDGEIVERVDPHVGLLHRGTEKLIEYKTYAQALPYFDRLDYCSPMCMEHSYVLAVEKLLGIEVPLRAQYIRVLMAELTRISNHMLNLGSHVMDVGAMTPNLWLFEVREDTMQLYEAVSGARMHANYFRVGGVHQDIPEKVLAEISDFLDKRMPLFEDAISLVADNRIFKQRNVDIGVVSKEDALAWGFSGPMIRASGIPWDLRKSQPYEVYDRMDFDVPVGTKGDCYDRFMVRVEEVRQSARIMRQCLAEMPSGPIGSLDRKVFPPKRGEMKQSMEALIHHFKLYTEGYHVPAGEVYVATESPKGEFGVYLVADGTNKPYRCKIRPTAFSHLQAMDFMMKGHMLADTTAVLSAIDVVFGECDR from the coding sequence ATGACGACCAAGGTCGAAATCCAGACGTTTCCCGATGCCGAAGGCGTCGATCTCGACCAGCCCAACACGGCTGGTGACGAGACGATCAGCAACTACACGATCAACTTCGGACCGCAGCATCCGGCCGCGCACGGCGTGCTGCGCCTGATCATGGAGCTTGACGGCGAGATCGTCGAGCGTGTCGATCCGCATGTCGGGCTGCTCCACCGCGGCACCGAAAAGCTGATCGAATACAAGACCTATGCGCAGGCGCTGCCTTATTTCGATCGGCTCGATTATTGCTCACCCATGTGCATGGAGCACAGCTACGTGCTGGCGGTGGAAAAGCTGCTCGGCATCGAGGTGCCGCTGCGCGCGCAATATATCCGCGTGCTGATGGCGGAGCTGACGCGCATCTCCAACCACATGCTCAACCTCGGTAGCCACGTGATGGACGTGGGCGCGATGACGCCCAACCTGTGGCTGTTCGAAGTGCGCGAAGACACGATGCAGCTTTACGAAGCCGTGTCGGGCGCGCGCATGCACGCCAACTATTTCCGCGTCGGCGGGGTCCACCAGGACATCCCCGAGAAGGTGCTGGCGGAGATTAGCGACTTCCTCGACAAGCGGATGCCGCTGTTCGAGGACGCGATCAGCCTCGTCGCCGACAACCGCATCTTCAAGCAGCGCAACGTCGATATCGGCGTGGTCAGCAAGGAAGACGCGCTGGCCTGGGGCTTTAGCGGCCCGATGATCCGCGCCAGCGGCATTCCGTGGGACCTGCGGAAGTCGCAGCCGTACGAGGTCTATGACCGCATGGATTTCGACGTGCCCGTTGGCACCAAGGGCGATTGCTACGATCGCTTCATGGTCCGCGTCGAAGAAGTGCGCCAATCGGCGCGCATCATGCGCCAGTGCCTAGCCGAAATGCCTTCGGGCCCCATCGGCAGCCTCGACCGCAAGGTGTTCCCGCCCAAACGCGGCGAGATGAAGCAGTCGATGGAGGCGCTGATCCACCACTTCAAGCTCTACACCGAGGGCTATCACGTGCCCGCGGGCGAAGTGTATGTCGCCACCGAAAGCCCCAAGGGCGAATTCGGCGTCTACCTCGTCGCCGACGGCACCAACAAACCCTATCGCTGCAAGATCCGGCCGACCGCGTTCAGCCACCTGCAGGCGATGGATTTCATGATGAAAGGCCACATGCTCGCCGACACCACCGCGGTGCTCAGCGCGATCGATGTCGTCTTCGGGGAGTGTGATCGGTGA
- a CDS encoding complex I 24 kDa subunit family protein — translation MANRHFAADTPELRAQWGGFTWDDVAQAEADKILAKYPAGRQASACLPFLDLAQRQVGRMTDTQGWLPVPVIEFVAKSLDMPVVRVMEVASFYTMYNLVPVGRYHVQVCGTTPCMLRGAESIIEACQARGMERGHTTEDGLFTLTEVECMGTCANAPMFQINDDNYEDLTAESAGAILDALAAGQEPKTGSQTGRQASCPEGGPTSLKKMAERNYDYRGQW, via the coding sequence ATGGCTAATCGTCATTTTGCCGCCGATACGCCGGAACTGCGTGCGCAATGGGGCGGGTTTACCTGGGACGATGTTGCCCAGGCCGAGGCTGACAAGATCCTCGCGAAATATCCCGCCGGTCGCCAAGCATCGGCCTGCCTGCCGTTCCTCGATCTTGCGCAGCGCCAGGTCGGGCGGATGACCGATACGCAGGGCTGGCTGCCCGTGCCGGTGATCGAATTTGTCGCCAAATCGCTCGACATGCCGGTGGTGCGCGTCATGGAAGTGGCGAGCTTCTACACCATGTATAACCTCGTCCCCGTCGGCAGATATCATGTCCAGGTGTGCGGCACGACGCCCTGCATGCTTCGCGGCGCGGAAAGCATCATCGAGGCCTGCCAGGCGCGCGGGATGGAGCGCGGGCACACCACCGAGGATGGCCTGTTCACGCTGACCGAGGTCGAGTGCATGGGCACCTGCGCCAATGCGCCGATGTTCCAGATTAACGACGACAATTATGAGGACCTGACCGCCGAGAGCGCGGGCGCGATCCTCGATGCGCTGGCGGCAGGGCAGGAGCCCAAGACCGGGTCGCAGACCGGTCGCCAGGCGAGCTGCCCCGAAGGCGGCCCGACGAGCCTCAAGAAGATGGCCGAACGCAATTACGACTATCGGGGGCAGTGGTGA
- a CDS encoding NADH-quinone oxidoreductase subunit C — MSFPKIKPRDGFAEAYEKAIGGAFVSSKHDAHELTVTVTRDGLVAAANTAKGKFGYQQLMEIAGVDYPERAERFEVNYHLLSVTHNHRLRLKVLADEDTPVPSLVELWPVAGWLEREVFDMYGVNFAGNPDLRRILTDYGFEGYPLRKDFPMTGYVELRYSEEEKRVVYEPVKLPQDFRTFDFLMPWEGPEYRLPGDEKAEGQAPGAPTPADKHEPPKVKAEAGPGDPKTTEKPSDTGAGEPTNKEAKEEARDSVADKADHAGGKMTDTPAPETREDAPADARKGRGAASKTDEDLK, encoded by the coding sequence ATGAGCTTCCCCAAGATCAAGCCGCGTGACGGGTTTGCCGAAGCCTACGAAAAGGCGATCGGCGGTGCGTTCGTGTCGTCCAAGCACGACGCGCACGAGCTGACCGTCACGGTCACGCGCGATGGCCTCGTCGCTGCCGCCAACACCGCCAAGGGCAAATTTGGCTACCAGCAGTTGATGGAAATCGCGGGCGTCGACTATCCCGAGCGCGCCGAACGTTTCGAGGTGAATTACCACCTCTTGAGCGTGACGCATAACCATCGCCTGCGGCTGAAGGTGCTGGCCGACGAAGACACGCCGGTGCCCTCGCTGGTCGAGCTATGGCCGGTCGCCGGCTGGCTCGAACGCGAAGTCTTCGACATGTACGGCGTCAACTTCGCGGGCAACCCCGACTTGCGCCGCATCCTCACCGATTACGGGTTCGAAGGCTATCCGCTGCGCAAGGACTTCCCGATGACCGGCTATGTTGAGCTGCGCTATTCGGAAGAGGAAAAGCGCGTCGTCTACGAACCGGTAAAGCTGCCGCAGGATTTCCGCACGTTCGACTTCCTGATGCCGTGGGAAGGCCCCGAGTATCGCCTGCCGGGCGATGAAAAGGCCGAAGGGCAGGCGCCGGGCGCACCCACGCCCGCCGATAAGCACGAACCGCCCAAGGTAAAGGCCGAAGCCGGGCCGGGCGATCCCAAGACGACCGAGAAGCCTTCGGACACCGGAGCCGGTGAGCCGACCAACAAGGAAGCCAAGGAAGAAGCGCGCGACAGCGTTGCCGATAAGGCCGACCATGCCGGGGGCAAGATGACCGACACCCCCGCGCCCGAAACGCGCGAGGATGCGCCCGCCGATGCGCGCAAGGGCCGCGGAGCGGCAAGCAAGACGGATGAGGACCTGAAATGA
- a CDS encoding YbjN domain-containing protein encodes MILSLAAALALQAGASVDPADPATVIAALQERGYRAEMSQDGAGDPMVLSSDSGINFAVIFYGCEENANCKTLQLAATYGFDGGKRPGADVLHEFDRAHRYTRTYLDEEGDPWIEMDVQVKDGPIEREEFDEALDIFLSNNGRFLELIDF; translated from the coding sequence ATGATCTTATCGCTCGCTGCCGCGCTCGCCCTCCAGGCCGGGGCATCTGTAGATCCCGCCGATCCCGCCACCGTCATCGCTGCCCTGCAGGAACGTGGCTATCGCGCTGAAATGAGCCAGGACGGTGCCGGCGATCCGATGGTGCTGAGCTCTGACAGCGGCATCAATTTCGCCGTGATTTTCTACGGCTGCGAAGAGAATGCGAACTGCAAGACGCTGCAACTCGCCGCCACGTACGGCTTCGACGGTGGCAAGCGGCCGGGCGCCGATGTGCTGCATGAATTCGATCGCGCGCATCGTTACACGCGGACCTATCTTGACGAAGAGGGCGATCCGTGGATCGAGATGGACGTGCAGGTCAAAGACGGTCCGATCGAGCGCGAGGAGTTCGACGAAGCGCTGGACATCTTCCTGTCCAACAATGGCCGCTTCCTCGAACTGATCGATTTCTAG
- the nuoG gene encoding NADH-quinone oxidoreductase subunit NuoG — MPKLTVDGVELEVPQGATVLQACELAGKEIPRFCYHERLSIAGNCRMCLVEVKPGPPKPQASCALPAADGQEIRTDTPMVKKAREGVMEFLLINHPLDCPICDQGGECDLQDQAMSYGRGYSRFDENKRAVDDKYMGPIVKTAMTRCIQCTRCVRFTEEVAGTNDMGMYFRGEDAEITTFLESAVATELSGNVVDLCPVGALLSKPYAFQARPWEMKKVPGIDVMDAVGTNIRMDVRGRQVLRILPRINDAVNEEWAHDKTRHHVDALVRGRLDRPWVRENGKLREAGWDEALTIFADQLGAAKSKVAAIAGDLVDAETMYAAKALLSAQKGTMFEGRQTGLDYDVSNLGAVRFNTPIAEIENADVILIAGSNLRWEASLVNTRVRKAVRRGAKVFAIGPQVELTYPVEWVGEGVEALAKLPKAVTKAFAGAEKPVMIVGPAVLAAGAQGTAQAAAATLGVIKDGWNGYNVLHTAASRLAGLMLGYAQPGGLADVIAAKPKLVLMLGADEVSADAFPKAFKVYVGHHGDKGAALADLVLPGASYAEKHGTYVNIEGRVQRGEKAVFAPGDAREDWSIFRAVSEKTGKPLKFDNFHQLRAAMIADHPELGVDDGEIIAMDFALPKLEVAKDGALGCPIADFYLTNAICRASPTMQRCSAELVHGEDFAEAAE, encoded by the coding sequence ATGCCTAAACTCACCGTAGACGGCGTCGAACTGGAGGTCCCGCAGGGCGCGACTGTGCTGCAGGCGTGCGAGCTTGCGGGCAAGGAAATCCCGCGTTTCTGCTATCATGAGCGCCTGTCCATCGCGGGCAATTGCCGGATGTGCCTCGTCGAGGTGAAGCCGGGGCCGCCCAAGCCGCAAGCGAGCTGCGCGCTCCCCGCTGCCGATGGCCAGGAAATCCGCACCGATACGCCGATGGTCAAGAAGGCGCGCGAAGGGGTGATGGAGTTTCTCCTCATCAATCACCCGCTCGATTGCCCGATCTGCGACCAGGGCGGCGAATGCGACCTGCAGGACCAGGCGATGAGCTATGGCCGCGGCTATTCGCGCTTTGACGAGAATAAGCGCGCGGTCGACGACAAGTATATGGGCCCCATCGTCAAGACGGCGATGACACGCTGCATCCAGTGCACCCGCTGCGTGCGCTTTACCGAGGAAGTGGCAGGCACCAACGACATGGGCATGTATTTCCGCGGCGAGGATGCGGAAATTACGACCTTCCTCGAAAGTGCGGTCGCGACCGAGCTGTCGGGCAATGTGGTCGATCTGTGCCCTGTCGGCGCGCTGCTCTCCAAGCCCTACGCGTTCCAGGCGCGGCCGTGGGAGATGAAGAAGGTGCCGGGGATCGACGTCATGGACGCGGTCGGCACCAATATCCGCATGGACGTGCGCGGTCGCCAGGTGCTGCGCATCCTGCCGCGCATCAACGACGCGGTGAACGAGGAATGGGCGCACGACAAGACGCGCCACCATGTCGACGCGCTAGTACGCGGCCGCCTCGATCGCCCGTGGGTGCGCGAGAACGGCAAGCTGCGCGAAGCGGGCTGGGACGAAGCGCTGACGATTTTCGCCGACCAGCTGGGTGCGGCGAAAAGCAAGGTCGCGGCGATTGCCGGTGACCTCGTCGATGCCGAGACGATGTATGCCGCCAAGGCGCTGCTGAGCGCGCAGAAGGGCACGATGTTCGAAGGCCGTCAGACGGGCCTCGACTATGACGTCAGCAACCTTGGCGCGGTGCGCTTCAACACGCCGATCGCCGAGATCGAGAATGCCGATGTCATCCTCATCGCGGGTTCGAACCTGCGCTGGGAAGCGAGCCTCGTGAACACGCGTGTGCGCAAGGCCGTACGCCGCGGCGCCAAGGTGTTTGCTATCGGTCCGCAGGTCGAACTCACCTACCCGGTCGAATGGGTGGGCGAGGGCGTCGAGGCGCTTGCCAAGCTGCCCAAGGCCGTCACCAAAGCCTTCGCGGGCGCCGAAAAGCCCGTCATGATCGTCGGACCGGCGGTGCTGGCTGCGGGTGCGCAGGGCACGGCGCAGGCTGCTGCCGCGACGCTGGGCGTCATCAAGGATGGCTGGAACGGCTATAACGTCCTCCACACCGCGGCATCGCGGTTGGCGGGGCTGATGCTGGGCTATGCGCAGCCCGGCGGTCTTGCCGACGTGATCGCGGCCAAGCCCAAGCTGGTGCTGATGCTGGGCGCGGACGAAGTTTCCGCCGACGCCTTCCCCAAGGCGTTCAAGGTCTATGTCGGGCATCATGGCGACAAAGGCGCGGCTTTGGCCGACCTCGTGCTGCCGGGCGCAAGCTATGCCGAAAAGCACGGCACCTACGTCAATATCGAGGGCCGCGTGCAGCGGGGCGAGAAGGCCGTGTTCGCGCCGGGCGATGCCCGCGAGGACTGGAGCATCTTCCGCGCCGTCTCAGAGAAAACCGGTAAACCATTGAAATTCGACAACTTCCATCAGCTGCGTGCAGCGATGATTGCCGATCATCCCGAGCTTGGTGTGGACGATGGCGAGATCATTGCAATGGACTTCGCATTGCCCAAGCTTGAGGTCGCGAAGGACGGTGCGTTGGGCTGTCCGATCGCCGATTTCTATCTAACGAACGCGATCTGCCGCGCGAGCCCGACGATGCAGCGCTGCTCGGCGGAGCTGGTGCACGGTGAAGACTTTGCGGAGGCCGCCGAGTGA